The window TCGGATCTATCTGCTTCTCTCTTTTGCAAATAATAACacgagattatttaagatatatgttttgattttttttacataaaaaaaaatatttataattattcataaattttcagtatatatatatatatatatatcatttttgttGTGTGGAGCAGCACAGAAGACTAGCATGTCAAAGTAGAACCATTCATGATGCATCCCATGGTGGGCAGATTAAAGTTAACTTGGACTAAGAACACAGGATCATAGCAGATCACTCTTGGGTTAATTGAACTCAGATTTCATACCAATCAGATGGACTCAATCTTTAAACAATCCATCAGAGAATTAAGAATCAATGGGGATGGGAGCTCCATCAAAAGAAACATAGATTTGATTAGCAGATGACACAGCATATCATCACTCATTTCTAAAATTCCTCTTAGAACATGACCAAGAAGGTATTTACACCTAATTTATTAGTGCATGCCCATTCAGCCATTGTTTACAACATCTAATGCCTCGGTGGACTTGACGAAGCGACCTTTTACACGCTTCCTTGTGTCAGCCCTCACCTTCCTAGACTCATATCGAATGTGCTTATCGTACCTGCATAGAATTCATAACTAAGAACATCAAGAGAACTCTTGGACGACGATTACAGTCTCATATAAGTAAAATGCAGAAGAATAGATCCATGCCTGCGTGTTTTTCTTTTCTCCCTATAGCGCAACATGGCGTTGCCTCTGTTTTTGGCTAGCATCTCGCTGTCAAATCTCTTTGTTTCTTTGACCGTTTCATTTCCGACTAGCAGTTCTCCTTGTTCTCTGAATGAAATTTGTTTGGCACCAACAGATTCATGCTCATGTGATAAATCAACAAATGGTCTAATCCTGGTCAATGTGTTGTTTCCAGAGGCTGTTGGTCCTTCAACTGGTGAACAGCTTGAACCGTGCTTCCTTTTGGTGGCGGTGCTTACGGTCCTCAGCTGCAGTAAAAAGAAAAACCAAGAGTAAGAACTATATGACATACAATCAATTAAAACACTATATCATACCTTATCTCACTCCTAGCATTCAAGGGAAATAAGAAAAGGAGAAGCTTTATCTTTAAGATGTTAGATATTACTCGATAGATTCTGTGAACTCTTGAATCATTTGTCACAATTGCTAACCTGATAATGATGGAAATAAACTCAGAATTACCTGACCAGGCAGTGGCACTATTATATTGTATTACCTTGTGTAAGATATTGTATCAAGAAATAAACAGCGAGATGGCTCACAGTTTGTGACTGCCTGTGGCGAACATTTGTCAACAATATATCATCATTCGAGGAAGGACATCTTGCATCACCTATATCTTCCAATACTTTTGTGGTCTCCAATGAATTTTCCTTGTGAAGGTCATTGAAGTTCTTGATCATAAATGCCTCATTGTTTGTACCATATGCAATTTCATGATCAAAAGAATCCTTCTGGTCTCCCAATCTTCCAAGGTTAAAATCCCATATCTGGACATcagcaaacagactttataagagaGTAGCCATGAAAACCGCAACCGACATTATGTGTTGTAAGCATTGATAAGGACAAACTAGTAAAGAAagcagaaagaaagaaataagttTACTAGCCCATCAGATGACTAATTTGAGTAGCAAGATAACCACATTCCCATGGTCGAATATAGAAAATTTGACCAATTTGACTTGGACTGTGCCAGTTTTAGGGACATCATCCAATAAAGAACAATTATGAGAGGCACCATCCGACAAAAAACAAATAATACGGGTTTTCTCCACTAACCTGTCCCTCTTATATCGCCCCCACTAGATAACTTTTCGAACCACCTCTGCCTTCTACAGTAAAATAGATCTCACATACCCACATTGTATCTGGATGCCAATCAGGTTCTTTCAGGGACACTTTAAGCAATACAATACAACAAAATACCTCATCAAACAAACACAATGATACTTTACGTATATGGTAAGGAGTCTGAAATATTTTTTCCTTAACAAAGTGGAACATCACGGGGAACCGAAAAGAAGGAGGATATCATCGGGCAAAGAACAGATAAAAAGAAATGGAAAGAACAAAAAGACAAACTATAAAACTCTTCAAAATGTATATTTCCTTAAGCAAAAAGAATTGGGTGCAAGATTAATGTTAGGCATGGATGTGGCTCCTAACTCCAACAATATTACCAGATCTTTTGCGCCTCCAATTACTCCGATCTGAGCCACGACCTTGAACAGTGTTGTTGTTTAATTTAGATCAAGAAATTTTGACACAAATTCAAGGGGTTGACCTTTGAGACTTGATATATAGCTTGCCTACAACTCTATTTAAGATCAAAGTGGTCAGCAACTTTCCTGGAATCAGCCTATCACCATTTCCATAATGTTATCTCAGAAATTAGAAAAGTTGTCTTTTTTATAGGACGTTTTCTTTGACTTTTGGAGATCAATTGTTCTAATTTCAGCTAAAAGGATCTTAAATATATCACGAGGACATGGAAGATACTGCAAAGTGAACAGAGATGCACAGAGTACTAAACCTGCGCGGGATGATGCGGAAGTCTGCAGTCCCACAGGatatcctcctcctccacctcctcctcaacAAGCCGATCGCTTCCCTTAAGCTCGGTCGGTGCCGACATGAGCAGGGCGGTGTACGGCATTGGCTGTGATTCCTGGAGCTCCTCGTGGCCTCTGCCAGTCCGATGCGGCGTGCTCGGGATGAGATCGCATGCCGCCGAGGCCGCCACCTCCGTCTTGGCGAGCTCCACCAGCTGGTGGAACAGGGGCTTCAGGTTTTGGTGGTTCTTCTGCCGCTTGACCACGCCAGGCATCTTGGGGGCGCAGGGCACGTAGATGTCCTGGAACAACGGATCGACGGACAAGATTGGGTCCAGGGACGACCAATTCGACAGCAACTGGTCCGCCGTCGGGTTTAGAGAAGTGGGAGGAGGGCTCGCCTCCTTTGAAGAGAGATCGAAGCCCCAAGAAACGGCGAGCTCGAGGGCAGTGGGGCAACCGGAGAAGCCCTCGATGGGAACCCTCGGGTGGTCATGGTGGCCGCCGCCGCCGTGGGAGTCCCAGTCGCAGTCGGCGCAGAGGGCGCGGCCGTCGACGACGCAGCGGGCGGCGGCGGGCTGGGACCCGCAGTCGTCGCAGATCGGGGACCGCACGTGCTTCCCGGACAGCGCGTTCGCCGCGTGCACGTGGCGGTCGCATGCGACGCAGAGCCGAGCTGCGTCCGCGCGGCAGAAGAGGGTCGCCGCCGCCCCCCCGCAGTACTCGCACCCCGACCGCCGCCCCACGCCGTTCCCCTCCGCCATCCCCGTATCAGAACTGGAACCTTTGCCGCACGAACCGTTGTCCACTACCAACAACAACAACGAAAACAACCCTGAACCCAAAGCCGTAGTCCTCGAGTTCGGGATGGCGGAGCGGCTAGGAGGCGGAAGCCCATCACTTATAGACGAAAGCCTTTAACGGACCAGAGTGGCGACCACGAGGGAGGATGGAAGAGGCGGAGCGCCCGAGGGAGTCAGGTGGCATGGGGCCTGCGTGAGTACCTATTTTCTACCGGCCCCCttacttgtccaaatgcatgggtCCCGCAATACCTTTCCAGGCAACCAAAGCGGGCATGCATTTAGTCGTCAGGTTCTCGCTTCCCGGAGACCGCGATGTGGGTGGACGTCGACCGGTGTCTCAATCGGCAGTAAAAGGAAGAAGGTGTGCGTggcgccatttttccttcgccgtAAACTACCAGtgaaaccagagagagagagagattgatacTTAGGTCATGCATGGCTAGTCTGCGACTTGTACGGGCTTTTTAGATATAGCTTTGTGAATTCTTCTTTAGCTGAACGCACAGTGGATTGAGCTGAGGCGGCGAGaacacagaaaaagaaaaagaaaaagaagatatttcttcttggaaaaagaaCTCCGTGTTAGAATTAATGTCATGAAACCACAATGCAGTAAATTTCTATTGCATTGGAAAATGGAGATCTTACGTTTTCTAGCTATGAGTTAGAggcttgtgtgtatatatatatatatatatttatatttatttatttatttatttatctctctaaatttaagtttaatgtatccatcctatatatatatatatatatatatatatatatatatatatatgatggatacattaaacttaaatttagagagataaatataaaaattattgaaCTTAAGGGATGTATGCATGTGTCTTGGCAAATGATGAAAAACAAAAAGATATAATCAATTTACAAGTAAT of the Musa acuminata AAA Group cultivar baxijiao chromosome BXJ2-10, Cavendish_Baxijiao_AAA, whole genome shotgun sequence genome contains:
- the LOC135624444 gene encoding zinc finger protein CONSTANS-LIKE 13-like, whose protein sequence is MAEGNGVGRRSGCEYCGGAAATLFCRADAARLCVACDRHVHAANALSGKHVRSPICDDCGSQPAAARCVVDGRALCADCDWDSHGGGGHHDHPRVPIEGFSGCPTALELAVSWGFDLSSKEASPPPTSLNPTADQLLSNWSSLDPILSVDPLFQDIYVPCAPKMPGVVKRQKNHQNLKPLFHQLVELAKTEVAASAACDLIPSTPHRTGRGHEELQESQPMPYTALLMSAPTELKGSDRLVEEEVEEEDILWDCRLPHHPAQIWDFNLGRLGDQKDSFDHEIAYGTNNEAFMIKNFNDLHKENSLETTKVLEDIGDARCPSSNDDILLTNVRHRQSQTLRTVSTATKRKHGSSCSPVEGPTASGNNTLTRIRPFVDLSHEHESVGAKQISFREQGELLVGNETVKETKRFDSEMLAKNRGNAMLRYREKRKTRRYDKHIRYESRKVRADTRKRVKGRFVKSTEALDVVNNG